Proteins from a genomic interval of Sphingomonas sp. Y38-1Y:
- a CDS encoding N-acetylmuramoyl-L-alanine amidase gives MQPIEAPSPNFDARTAPISMIVLHYTGMETGEAALARLRDPEAKVSSHYLIEEDGRVFVLVDEDKRAWHAGRSHWRGISDVNSASIGIEIVNPGHEFGYRDFPEAQVNAVIRLVAGVKDRYSITRGNVVGHSDIAPTRKKDPGELFPWSKLARLRLALPRPTRGLMDPHWNEASFLLALERFGYEVTDPRAAIMAFQRRFRPEMIDGEMDAECRMLLLALLLPQPQGD, from the coding sequence ATGCAGCCGATCGAAGCGCCATCGCCCAATTTCGACGCGCGAACGGCGCCGATCTCGATGATCGTGCTCCATTATACCGGCATGGAAACGGGCGAGGCGGCGCTGGCGCGGCTGCGCGATCCCGAGGCGAAGGTATCCTCGCATTACCTGATCGAGGAGGATGGCCGCGTCTTCGTGCTGGTCGACGAGGACAAGCGCGCCTGGCATGCGGGGCGCTCGCACTGGCGCGGGATCAGCGACGTCAACTCGGCGTCGATCGGGATCGAGATCGTCAATCCCGGGCACGAGTTCGGCTATCGCGACTTTCCGGAGGCACAGGTCAACGCGGTCATCCGCCTCGTCGCGGGGGTCAAGGACCGCTACTCGATCACGCGCGGCAACGTCGTCGGCCATTCGGACATCGCGCCGACGCGCAAGAAGGATCCGGGCGAGCTGTTTCCCTGGAGCAAGCTCGCCCGCCTCCGCCTCGCGCTGCCGCGTCCGACCAGGGGGCTGATGGACCCGCACTGGAACGAGGCGAGCTTCCTCCTCGCGCTCGAGCGGTTCGGCTATGAAGTGACCGATCCGCGGGCGGCGATCATGGCGTTCCAGCGCCGCTTCCGCCCCGAGATGATCGATGGCGAGATGGATGCCGAGTGCCGGATGCTGCTGCTGGCGCTGCTGCTCCCCCAGCCGCAGGGCGACTGA
- a CDS encoding chemotaxis protein CheB, with translation MATNAAIGDMEAAPVQVLIVDDSIVARAVLRRIIEGDPRYHVAAAVGDARAAIAFLMQERVDIVLLDIEMPGESGLSALPEILRAGRGARVLIVSSTSAPGAEASVRALALGAADTLVKPGAGVLAGRFAQALAERLARLSSESHAAAEPFEEIAAPVGQRREVPRVIAIGASTGGIHALGRLLGEFDAGCSSPILVTQHLPASFMPYFAAQLAQLAKRPCLVAEDRMRLRAGHLYVAPGDAHLTCAAMTDGYLIRLDRRPVESGCLPSVDPMLASVGDVFGTGAVGVVLSGMGRDGAVGARRLIDNGGTLMAQDRETSVVWGMPGAVASFAEAVLPPEAIGRALRQRFEGAR, from the coding sequence GTGGCGACGAATGCTGCGATCGGGGACATGGAGGCAGCGCCCGTCCAGGTGCTGATCGTCGACGATTCGATCGTCGCGCGCGCGGTGCTTCGCCGGATCATCGAAGGCGATCCACGTTATCACGTCGCCGCCGCCGTCGGCGATGCGCGGGCGGCGATCGCGTTCCTGATGCAGGAGCGCGTCGACATCGTCCTCCTCGACATCGAGATGCCGGGTGAGAGCGGGCTGAGCGCGCTGCCGGAAATCCTGCGGGCGGGGCGCGGCGCGCGCGTGCTGATCGTGTCGTCGACCAGTGCACCGGGCGCGGAGGCGAGCGTTCGCGCGCTGGCGCTGGGCGCCGCCGACACGCTGGTCAAGCCCGGTGCGGGCGTGCTCGCGGGCCGGTTCGCACAGGCGCTGGCCGAACGGCTGGCGCGATTGTCGAGCGAGTCGCACGCCGCCGCCGAACCCTTCGAAGAGATTGCGGCGCCCGTCGGCCAACGGCGCGAAGTGCCGCGGGTGATCGCGATCGGCGCCTCGACCGGCGGCATCCACGCGCTCGGGCGGTTGCTCGGGGAGTTCGATGCCGGCTGCTCGTCGCCGATCCTCGTGACCCAGCATCTGCCGGCATCGTTCATGCCCTATTTCGCGGCGCAGCTTGCGCAGCTCGCCAAGCGGCCGTGCCTGGTGGCCGAGGATCGGATGCGGCTGCGAGCGGGCCATCTTTATGTCGCGCCGGGCGACGCGCATCTGACGTGTGCGGCGATGACCGATGGGTATCTGATCCGGCTCGACCGGCGGCCGGTCGAAAGCGGCTGCCTGCCGTCCGTCGATCCGATGCTGGCGAGCGTCGGCGACGTGTTCGGCACCGGCGCGGTCGGCGTGGTGCTGAGCGGGATGGGTCGCGACGGGGCCGTCGGGGCCCGGCGATTGATCGACAATGGGGGGACGTTGATGGCTCAGGATCGCGAGACGTCGGTCGTCTGGGGAATGCCCGGCGCGGTCGCGTCGTTCGCGGAGGCGGTGCTGCCGCCCGAGGCGATCGGCCGCGCGCTGCGCCAGCGCTTCGAGGGCGCACGATGA
- a CDS encoding (2Fe-2S)-binding protein, with protein MALIVNGIEAPPPADPRVSLADYLRDHRHLTGTKIGCNQGACGACTVLVDGTRMLSCLMLAVQADGRSVTTIEGLGTPEALHPLQAAFVEHDGLQCGYCTPGQICSAVAMVEELRRGMPSHVTGDVGETTIAPTREELRERMSGNLCRCGAHNGIIAAIEDAFGLETAA; from the coding sequence ATGGCATTGATCGTCAACGGGATCGAGGCGCCGCCGCCCGCCGATCCGCGGGTCTCGCTCGCCGATTATCTGCGCGACCATCGCCACCTGACCGGCACCAAGATCGGCTGCAACCAGGGTGCCTGCGGGGCGTGCACCGTGCTGGTCGACGGTACGCGGATGCTCTCCTGCCTGATGCTGGCGGTACAGGCCGACGGGCGATCGGTGACGACGATCGAGGGGCTGGGCACACCAGAGGCGCTCCACCCGCTCCAGGCGGCGTTCGTCGAGCATGACGGGCTCCAGTGCGGCTATTGCACGCCCGGACAGATCTGTTCGGCGGTGGCGATGGTCGAGGAACTGCGGCGCGGGATGCCCAGCCATGTCACCGGCGACGTGGGCGAGACGACGATCGCGCCGACGCGCGAGGAACTGCGCGAGCGGATGAGCGGCAATCTGTGCCGCTGCGGCGCGCACAACGGCATCATCGCCGCGATCGAGGATGCGTTCGGGCTGGAGACCGCGGCGTGA
- a CDS encoding GNAT family N-acetyltransferase gives MTKPMSLAEFDRLPPAHHVETVVGLSAAIDVVAARARPTHRFLRYGWFAAALAAYGGAARTLTVVREGAPVAALPIVPAGPGVIGMAAVPGCYWPMRSFPVAEDAGIEAGEALLGELGKSVRALRLGPVYDDDPALALLRAGAAARGWRAMPRDVAPSFLLDMAALAAEGPFPRLSTLKKNRFHEKHLGAHGSLDWSFVSGADWTDEAFDALATVEEGSWIADRTDGSDAKFTGAGHGAFWRAAAADPVLAQMMWAAVLRVDGRPAAFSFDMNVGDLKYAIANSYVPDYAKHSPGKLLYYRNLVRAREDGIARVDWGAGDSGYKRVIGAEPGPMIRDWLFVRPGLASAVARLFESRWTGSGQPQTSV, from the coding sequence ATGACCAAGCCGATGTCGCTCGCCGAATTCGATCGCCTGCCGCCTGCCCACCATGTCGAGACGGTGGTCGGGCTGTCGGCGGCGATCGATGTCGTCGCGGCGCGCGCACGGCCGACGCACCGGTTCCTGCGCTATGGCTGGTTCGCTGCGGCGCTCGCGGCCTATGGCGGCGCGGCGCGGACGCTGACCGTGGTGCGCGAGGGGGCGCCGGTGGCCGCGCTGCCGATCGTGCCGGCGGGGCCGGGCGTGATCGGCATGGCGGCGGTGCCCGGCTGCTACTGGCCGATGCGCAGCTTTCCGGTTGCCGAGGATGCCGGGATCGAGGCGGGCGAGGCGCTGCTCGGCGAACTCGGCAAGAGCGTGCGCGCGCTGCGGCTCGGCCCCGTCTATGACGACGATCCGGCGCTGGCGTTGCTGCGCGCGGGTGCGGCGGCGCGCGGATGGCGCGCCATGCCGCGGGATGTCGCGCCGAGCTTCCTGCTCGACATGGCGGCGCTCGCGGCCGAGGGGCCGTTCCCGCGGCTGTCGACGCTCAAGAAGAACCGCTTCCACGAAAAGCATCTGGGCGCGCATGGCAGCCTCGACTGGTCGTTCGTCAGCGGCGCCGACTGGACCGATGAGGCCTTCGACGCGCTTGCCACCGTCGAGGAGGGCAGCTGGATCGCTGACCGTACCGATGGCAGCGATGCCAAGTTCACGGGCGCCGGCCATGGCGCATTCTGGCGCGCCGCCGCGGCGGATCCGGTGCTGGCGCAGATGATGTGGGCGGCGGTGCTGCGCGTCGACGGGCGGCCGGCGGCGTTCAGCTTCGACATGAACGTCGGCGACCTCAAATACGCGATCGCCAACAGCTATGTCCCCGATTACGCCAAGCATTCGCCGGGCAAGCTCCTTTACTATCGCAACCTCGTCCGTGCGCGCGAGGATGGGATCGCGCGGGTCGACTGGGGCGCGGGCGACAGCGGCTACAAGCGCGTGATCGGCGCCGAGCCGGGGCCGATGATCCGCGACTGGCTGTTCGTGCGGCCGGGCCTCGCCTCCGCGGTCGCGCGCCTGTTCGAGTCCCGCTGGACCGGCAGCGGCCAGCCGCAAACATCCGTCTAG
- a CDS encoding diguanylate cyclase, which yields MAALLPAGSPAWGQAGLTGQRLAVCIAPVRSGERITDLIAGRIALDCDGRQTRYGQGDFWAATGPLSLNASEGDLRLRTASLWQARTTVGLVHANGQVDWIVADSRQLTHQLQLGAIVEYAVPAAASPITRIVWRLDGAANRRGVLNGVHVSTEKQSDRSNLYMATIYAAFGGLAIALLIFNFALWRALRHGFQLAYCLMLALLLLYALSSSGLLAWLMPTLDNNNRLRINYMTLAASAAAALLFARTYFEARVFEGGLGRMVEGVIVLMFAIGIGVALFAHRWMVELDFAFTVCCALLVAVIPLIVWRAFARRSAYIWMFALAWVAPIGTAVTRIAQSMNLVPWNFWLDNSTLIAMAVEALLSSLAIAYRIRLLSAERDKAVAASVVDRLLAATDPLTGLLNRRAFLAQAIGREGRQQLILLDIDHFKMVNETLGHDGGDEVLRVVSRVLRQMGVADTLVARLGGEEFALVAHANAPIDPVQLLARLRATRMPFDLAVTASIGACSGPLATDLDWKRLYQNADRALYDAKAGGRDRARIIEGLAAVA from the coding sequence TTGGCAGCGTTGCTGCCTGCCGGATCGCCGGCCTGGGGACAGGCGGGGCTGACGGGACAGCGGCTTGCGGTGTGCATCGCGCCGGTGCGGTCGGGCGAGCGCATCACGGACCTCATCGCCGGTCGCATCGCGCTCGATTGTGACGGGCGCCAGACGCGGTACGGCCAGGGCGATTTCTGGGCCGCGACCGGGCCCCTCTCCCTGAATGCGAGCGAAGGCGACCTGCGACTGCGGACCGCCAGCCTGTGGCAGGCGCGCACCACCGTCGGCCTCGTCCATGCGAACGGCCAGGTCGACTGGATCGTCGCCGACTCGCGCCAGCTCACCCACCAGCTTCAGCTCGGCGCGATCGTCGAATATGCGGTGCCTGCTGCCGCCTCTCCGATCACCCGGATCGTCTGGCGGCTAGATGGCGCCGCCAATCGTCGCGGCGTGCTCAATGGCGTGCATGTCTCGACCGAGAAGCAGAGCGATCGATCCAACCTCTACATGGCGACGATCTATGCCGCGTTCGGCGGGCTGGCGATCGCGCTGCTCATCTTCAATTTCGCGCTGTGGCGGGCGCTGCGCCACGGGTTCCAGCTCGCCTATTGCCTGATGCTGGCGCTGTTGCTGCTCTATGCGCTGTCCAGTTCCGGGCTGCTCGCGTGGCTGATGCCGACGCTCGACAACAACAATCGCCTGCGCATCAACTACATGACGCTGGCCGCGTCCGCCGCCGCCGCGCTATTGTTCGCGCGCACCTATTTCGAGGCGCGCGTGTTCGAAGGGGGCCTTGGCCGCATGGTCGAGGGCGTCATCGTGCTGATGTTCGCGATCGGCATCGGTGTCGCGCTGTTCGCGCATCGTTGGATGGTCGAGCTCGACTTCGCCTTCACCGTCTGCTGCGCGCTGCTGGTGGCGGTGATCCCGCTGATCGTCTGGCGTGCGTTCGCGCGGCGAAGTGCGTATATCTGGATGTTCGCGCTCGCCTGGGTCGCGCCGATCGGCACCGCGGTCACGCGCATCGCCCAGTCGATGAACCTGGTGCCCTGGAACTTCTGGCTCGACAATTCGACGCTGATCGCGATGGCGGTGGAGGCGTTGCTCTCTAGTCTTGCGATCGCCTACCGGATCCGCCTGTTGTCGGCGGAGCGGGACAAGGCGGTGGCCGCGTCGGTCGTCGACCGGCTGCTCGCCGCGACCGATCCGCTGACCGGCCTGCTCAACCGCCGCGCGTTCCTGGCGCAGGCGATCGGGCGCGAGGGGCGCCAGCAGCTGATCCTGCTCGACATCGACCATTTCAAGATGGTCAACGAGACGCTCGGCCATGACGGCGGCGACGAGGTGCTCCGCGTCGTCTCCCGCGTGCTGCGCCAGATGGGCGTCGCAGACACGCTGGTCGCACGACTGGGCGGCGAGGAGTTCGCGCTGGTCGCGCACGCGAACGCGCCGATCGATCCGGTGCAATTGCTCGCCCGGCTGCGCGCGACGCGCATGCCCTTCGACCTGGCCGTCACCGCCAGCATCGGCGCGTGCAGCGGCCCGCTCGCCACCGATCTCGACTGGAAGCGGCTCTACCAGAACGCCGACCGCGCGCTCTATGATGCGAAAGCCGGCGGCCGCGACCGCGCGCGCATCATCGAGGGGCTCGCGGCGGTCGCCTGA
- a CDS encoding SEC-C metal-binding domain-containing protein, which yields MLLGTGHNDRRRTWQSIATRSTSPAFERTFKRRKGYPSETQVKRGLRFVHGDKELVEKLGRNDPCPCGSGHRFQAVLPRLRMLSMVPDGTIIGVSDTHRRGWRPARRTVAAPPSLGNPIALGRRG from the coding sequence ATGCTACTGGGGACCGGCCACAATGACAGGAGGCGAACATGGCAAAGCATCGCGACCCGTTCGACCAGCCCTGCTTTCGAGCGCACGTTTAAGCGCCGCAAGGGCTATCCGTCCGAGACTCAGGTGAAACGAGGCCTGCGCTTCGTTCATGGCGACAAGGAACTCGTCGAGAAGCTGGGCCGGAACGATCCGTGCCCGTGCGGCTCCGGCCACCGGTTTCAAGCGGTGCTGCCTCGCCTCCGGATGCTTTCGATGGTGCCGGACGGCACGATTATTGGCGTGAGTGACACACATCGGCGAGGCTGGCGGCCGGCGCGACGAACCGTTGCCGCGCCTCCATCGCTTGGTAACCCGATTGCGCTAGGGCGGCGGGGATGA
- a CDS encoding nitronate monooxygenase family protein has product MALPPLFDRLRLPIVASPMFIVSGPELVIAQCKAGIVGSFPSLNARPQALFGEWLHRITEELATWDREHPDTPAAPFAVNQIVHKSNDRLEADLETCAKWRVPIVITSLGAREELNTAVHGWGGITLHDVIDDRFAHKAVEKGADGLILVTAGAGGHAGRLNPFAFVQEVRDWFDGPVLLSGAIANGGAVLAAQAAGADLAYIGSPFIATVEANADPAYKQGIVDGRAADIVYTNLFTGVHGNYLRASIEAAGLDPDNLHASDPSAMNFGSGGGSKAKAWRDIWGSGQGIGAVQAVESVADRVDRLAAEYVAARARLIG; this is encoded by the coding sequence ATGGCGCTTCCTCCACTCTTCGACCGTCTCCGGCTGCCGATCGTGGCCAGCCCGATGTTCATCGTCTCGGGTCCCGAGCTGGTGATCGCCCAGTGCAAGGCGGGGATCGTCGGCTCCTTCCCGTCGCTCAATGCCCGGCCGCAGGCGCTGTTCGGCGAGTGGCTGCACCGCATCACCGAGGAACTCGCGACCTGGGACCGCGAGCATCCCGACACGCCCGCCGCGCCGTTCGCGGTCAACCAGATCGTCCACAAGTCCAACGACCGGCTTGAGGCCGATCTGGAGACCTGCGCCAAGTGGCGGGTACCGATCGTCATCACGTCGCTCGGCGCGCGTGAGGAACTCAATACCGCCGTGCATGGCTGGGGCGGGATCACGCTCCACGACGTCATCGACGACCGCTTCGCGCACAAGGCGGTGGAAAAGGGCGCGGACGGCCTGATCCTCGTCACCGCCGGCGCGGGTGGCCATGCCGGGCGGCTCAATCCCTTCGCCTTCGTCCAGGAAGTGCGCGACTGGTTCGACGGGCCGGTGCTCCTGTCCGGCGCGATCGCCAATGGCGGCGCGGTGCTCGCGGCGCAGGCGGCGGGCGCGGACCTTGCCTATATCGGCTCGCCCTTCATCGCCACGGTCGAGGCCAATGCCGACCCTGCATACAAGCAGGGGATCGTCGACGGGCGCGCGGCCGACATCGTCTACACCAACCTCTTCACCGGCGTGCACGGCAACTACCTGCGCGCCTCGATCGAGGCGGCGGGGCTCGATCCCGACAATCTGCACGCCAGCGACCCCAGCGCGATGAACTTCGGCTCGGGCGGCGGCAGCAAGGCAAAGGCGTGGCGCGACATCTGGGGATCGGGTCAGGGCATCGGCGCGGTGCAGGCGGTGGAGAGCGTCGCCGACCGGGTCGATCGGCTCGCGGCCGAATATGTTGCCGCCCGTGCACGCCTGATCGGCTGA
- a CDS encoding protein-glutamate O-methyltransferase CheR: protein MTLRPPPGAPPQVGAMGIIASLLEQRTGQQLAPNRAWRIDATLKPLLRERRLADFDALVGALLGARDPTLADAVIEALLNQETSFFRDAGVLEQVVEAAATMASQTGRLRIWSAGCSTGQEPLSLAMLFAERPAVPMPDIQATDVSTGALARARSGRYSQFEMQRGLPIRRLMQWFDAAGDDWVAKSELVDRIRYRRQNLAADPVLPGKFDIILCRNVLLYFSPPVRSRVLDALACALRPGGMLVLGAGETVIGQTDRLSPSREWRGFYGIAEAPRRCA, encoded by the coding sequence ATGACGCTCAGGCCGCCACCGGGGGCGCCGCCGCAAGTGGGTGCGATGGGCATCATCGCGTCGCTGCTCGAGCAGCGCACGGGCCAGCAGCTTGCGCCCAATCGCGCGTGGCGCATCGATGCGACGCTGAAGCCCCTGCTTCGCGAGCGCAGGCTCGCCGATTTCGACGCGCTGGTCGGCGCCCTGCTCGGCGCGCGCGACCCGACGCTGGCCGACGCGGTGATCGAGGCGCTGCTCAACCAGGAGACGAGCTTCTTTCGCGACGCCGGCGTGCTCGAACAGGTGGTCGAGGCCGCCGCCACGATGGCGAGCCAGACCGGGCGGCTGCGCATCTGGTCGGCGGGCTGCTCGACCGGGCAGGAGCCGCTCAGTCTGGCGATGCTGTTCGCCGAGCGGCCGGCGGTGCCGATGCCCGACATCCAGGCGACCGACGTGTCCACCGGTGCGCTGGCACGCGCGCGGTCGGGCCGCTACTCGCAGTTCGAGATGCAGCGCGGGTTGCCGATCCGGCGGCTGATGCAGTGGTTCGACGCGGCCGGCGACGACTGGGTGGCCAAGTCCGAACTGGTCGACCGCATCCGCTATCGCCGCCAGAACCTTGCGGCCGATCCGGTGCTGCCGGGCAAGTTCGACATCATCCTGTGCCGCAACGTGCTCCTCTATTTCAGCCCGCCGGTCCGCAGCCGGGTGCTGGACGCGCTCGCCTGTGCGCTGCGGCCGGGCGGGATGCTGGTGCTGGGGGCGGGCGAGACGGTGATCGGTCAGACCGACCGACTGTCGCCCAGCCGCGAGTGGCGCGGCTTCTATGGCATCGCGGAGGCGCCGCGCCGCTGCGCGTGA
- a CDS encoding long-chain fatty acid--CoA ligase — translation MREDENVWRQRYRHPGAWDRAFPPETMTALFEASAKAHGPRPLIDFLGRKFSYAETLDGANRVACGLAQLGYGPGDRIGLFLPNVPHYLAAYYGILKLGATAVNFSPLYTVDELAHQVEDSGTRLLFTLSATALLPTALQVLEKSALERLVVGSVAGALPTTKSVLYRWFKAKEIAEKPDDPRILAFSRLIANDGACGTPALDPERDLALIQYTGGTTGVPKGAMLSHQNLSANARQVSLLDPEVETTTDRILGALPMFHVFANTCVLNRTVLTGGEIVLLPRFDAGQVLAAIQRTKATALPGVPTMYRALLDHPKLAQTDLSSLRVCISGGAPLPAELKERFEAATGATLIEGYGLSESSGVVSANPYEAEGKPGTIGQPIAGTRVALVDKEDPSRPAPDGEPGEIVVAGPQIMCGYWQRPDADAEVFVTDAAGTRWLRTGDVGTIDEDGFIRIVDRLKDMIAVGGFKVFPSQIEAILYHHPAVREALVLGMPDTYRGEVPRAYVTLEADSDATAEAIRDWLNPQLGKHERVDEVVVRLALPKTMIGKLSRKDLLKEVTAEG, via the coding sequence ATGAGAGAGGACGAGAACGTCTGGCGGCAACGATACCGCCACCCGGGTGCGTGGGATCGCGCCTTCCCGCCAGAGACGATGACCGCCTTGTTCGAGGCGTCGGCAAAGGCGCACGGTCCCCGGCCGCTGATCGATTTTCTCGGCCGCAAGTTCAGCTATGCCGAGACGCTGGACGGTGCCAACCGCGTCGCCTGCGGCCTTGCGCAGCTCGGCTATGGTCCCGGCGATCGCATCGGGTTGTTCCTGCCCAACGTCCCGCATTATCTCGCGGCTTATTACGGCATCCTCAAGCTGGGTGCCACGGCGGTCAATTTCTCGCCGCTCTACACCGTCGACGAACTGGCGCATCAGGTCGAGGATTCGGGCACGCGCCTCCTCTTCACGCTGTCCGCCACCGCGCTCCTGCCAACCGCGCTTCAAGTGCTGGAGAAGAGTGCGTTGGAGCGGTTGGTGGTGGGATCGGTCGCGGGCGCGCTGCCAACGACCAAGTCGGTGCTCTACCGCTGGTTCAAGGCCAAGGAGATCGCCGAGAAGCCCGATGATCCGCGCATCCTCGCCTTTTCCAGGCTGATCGCCAACGACGGCGCGTGCGGCACCCCGGCGCTCGATCCGGAGCGCGACCTGGCGCTCATCCAGTACACCGGCGGCACCACCGGCGTGCCCAAGGGCGCGATGCTGAGCCACCAGAACCTGTCCGCCAATGCGCGGCAGGTGTCGCTGCTCGACCCCGAGGTCGAAACGACGACGGACCGCATCCTCGGCGCGCTGCCGATGTTCCACGTCTTCGCCAACACCTGCGTCCTCAACCGCACGGTGCTGACCGGCGGCGAGATCGTGCTGCTGCCGCGTTTCGATGCGGGGCAGGTGCTTGCCGCGATCCAGCGGACCAAGGCGACAGCGCTGCCGGGCGTGCCGACGATGTACCGCGCGCTGCTCGACCATCCCAAACTCGCCCAGACCGACCTCTCGTCGCTGCGCGTCTGCATCTCCGGCGGCGCGCCGCTCCCGGCCGAGCTCAAGGAGCGCTTCGAGGCGGCGACCGGCGCGACATTGATCGAGGGCTATGGCCTTTCCGAAAGCTCGGGCGTGGTCTCCGCCAACCCCTATGAGGCGGAGGGCAAGCCCGGCACGATCGGCCAGCCGATCGCCGGCACCCGCGTCGCGCTCGTCGACAAGGAAGACCCCAGCCGCCCCGCCCCCGATGGCGAGCCCGGCGAGATCGTCGTCGCCGGCCCGCAGATCATGTGCGGATACTGGCAACGCCCCGACGCCGACGCGGAGGTGTTCGTCACCGATGCGGCGGGCACGCGCTGGCTGCGCACCGGCGATGTCGGCACGATCGACGAGGACGGGTTCATCCGCATCGTCGACCGGCTGAAGGACATGATCGCGGTCGGCGGCTTCAAGGTGTTTCCCAGCCAGATCGAGGCGATCCTCTATCACCACCCCGCCGTGCGAGAGGCGCTGGTGCTCGGCATGCCCGATACCTATCGCGGCGAAGTCCCGCGCGCCTATGTGACGCTGGAGGCGGACAGCGACGCGACCGCAGAGGCGATCCGCGACTGGCTCAACCCGCAACTCGGCAAGCACGAGCGGGTGGACGAAGTCGTCGTCCGCCTCGCGCTGCCCAAGACGATGATCGGCAAGCTGAGCCGCAAGGACCTGCTGAAGGAAGTGACCGCCGAGGGCTAG
- a CDS encoding DMT family transporter, whose protein sequence is MTRPDSPARAYAMLAIVMLFWAGNSIVGRAIREDVAPLTLALLRWTGALAIVLPFAWRSLAADRVVIVRHWRMLLLLGLLGIAAFNALLYSGLAATTASNALLLQAGVPALVLLIDRAGFGIRARPIEVAAVVLATLGVAVVVFRGDWHVAANFHLNPGDALILASVVVWALYTSLLRRRPGIAPASFLAVTFAIGVAAMLPAAATEWIAGRGIDPVPRALAGVAYVAIFPSTLAYALYNRAVGIVGPASAGRMIALLPLFGALLASALLGEALQAYHGLGMLLILAGIALPLLRR, encoded by the coding sequence GTGACCCGCCCCGACTCCCCCGCCCGCGCCTATGCGATGCTCGCCATCGTCATGCTGTTCTGGGCCGGCAACTCGATCGTCGGGCGCGCGATCCGGGAGGATGTGGCACCGCTGACGCTCGCCTTGCTCCGCTGGACGGGCGCGCTCGCGATCGTGCTGCCCTTCGCCTGGCGGTCGCTCGCCGCGGATCGCGTGGTGATCGTCCGGCACTGGCGCATGCTGCTGCTGCTCGGGCTGCTCGGCATCGCGGCGTTCAACGCGCTCCTCTATTCGGGCCTGGCCGCCACCACCGCGAGCAATGCGCTGCTGCTCCAGGCGGGGGTGCCCGCGCTGGTGCTGCTGATCGATCGCGCGGGCTTCGGCATCCGCGCGCGCCCGATCGAGGTGGCGGCAGTGGTGCTTGCCACGCTGGGCGTCGCGGTCGTGGTGTTCCGCGGCGACTGGCACGTTGCGGCGAACTTCCACCTCAATCCGGGCGACGCGCTGATCCTGGCGAGCGTCGTCGTCTGGGCGCTCTACACCTCGCTGCTGCGCCGCCGGCCGGGCATCGCGCCCGCCAGCTTCCTTGCCGTCACCTTTGCGATCGGCGTCGCGGCGATGCTGCCGGCCGCTGCGACCGAATGGATCGCCGGGCGCGGCATCGATCCGGTTCCGCGGGCGCTCGCGGGCGTGGCCTATGTCGCGATCTTTCCCTCGACGCTCGCCTATGCGCTCTACAACCGAGCCGTCGGGATCGTCGGCCCGGCAAGTGCGGGGCGGATGATCGCGCTCTTGCCGCTGTTCGGCGCGCTGCTCGCCTCGGCGCTGCTCGGCGAAGCACTCCAGGCCTACCACGGTTTGGGCATGCTGCTCATCCTCGCGGGCATCGCGCTGCCGCTGCTGCGCCGCTGA